In Sphingobacterium sp. R2, the genomic stretch CCCAAAATCGCAGAAATAGATGTTGAGGAATGTCCAGTCCCAAAAGCGTCAAATTCGCTTTCTTCTCTCGATGGAAAACCGCTGATCCCTCCCTCCATTCTATTGGTATGGAAAATGCCTCTTCTTCCCGTGATCAGCTTATGTGGGTAGGCCTGATGCCCTACGTCCCAAACAATTTTATCCGTCGGCGTATTAAATACATAATGCAGCGCCACGGTAAGCTCTACAACGCCAAGGCTTGAACTAAAATGACCTCCATTTAATGAAATATGGTCGATGAGGAAAGACCGTAGATCTTCACAGAAGTCAGTTAATGAAGTCGTGGGTAGATTTCGTAAGTCCTGGGGTATATTGATATTATAGTTTAATGCCATTTTGTTAGTTTTCTCAAAATTAAAAGTATTAAATTTGTAATACAGATACAGTTTCAATAAAAACTACCAATACAGATGAAGTCGTATAAATTCGAGGTATTCACTACCATTATAGAAAAAAACATCAAGGAAGGGCTTTTCAAGCCGGGCCATAAATTGCCTTCCGTGCGAGAGATTAAAGAACAATATCATATTAGTATCAGTACTGTACAGGATGGTTACGAACATCTTATCATAAGCGGTTTAGTAGAAAGTATACCAAAATCGGGATATTATGTCAGTAACAGACCAGAAACAAAACACGAGTCTGTAAAAACCAGACACCTTCCTGTGGTTAGAGACGCTATCTTTAAAAATAATCTTGCGCTCACGACTTCGCTGCGAATGGGAAGGAAAATATCTGAGTTCAACGTGGCGGCTCCCGGTGATTTATTGATTCCTCAAAAATCGTTGCTTCGTACGATGCAGCAGGTGATTCGGGATCAGGGAGCTGGGATACTACGCTATTATCCCTCGAATGGCTCGCCTGCGCTAAAAGAGGCTATCATTGAGCGTGCTGCCGGTTACCAAACAATCTTTAATCCTCACGAACTGATCATTACTGATGGCGCGTTGCAGGCATTGTATATCGCTCTGGCTTCTACTTGTGATACAGGGGACGTAATCGCGGTAGAAAGCCCTTGTGTGTTTTCGGTATTGGAAGTTATCAGGGTTCTAAAACTGAGGGTAATCGAAATTCCTGTTGATCGAAAAAATGGTTTTGACACAGATCTGTTTAAAAAGGCTTGCGAAAAAAATACTGTTAAAGCGGTCATCGTCACACCCAACTTCCATAATCCTACTGGAGTATTACTGAGTGATGAACAAAAATTAATGCTGCTGACAATCGCCAGGTTCCACAATGTGGCAGTTATCGAGAACGATATATATGGTGACCTGCATTTTCAGGGACATAGACCCACCACAATTAAAAGCTTTGATGATAGTGGATTGGTTTTAACTTATGCATCATACGCAAAAACACTTGCTCCGGGAATAAGGCTTGGATGGCTAAGCGCTGGAAAATTTGTTGAGCGCGCCGAGCAGGTAAAATTTACTTTGGGAAGTACAGTATCTCCATTGTATCAAGAAACGGTCAGTCGATTGCTTAGTGGTAGTAGCTATGACCGGCATGTTAGGGCTTTCAGAATGCAATTGGCCAAGAATGCACATTTAGCAATCAATCTGATTTCCAAATATTTTCCCGAAAACACATATATCGCAACACCTACGGGTGGGTATAATCTATGGGTAAAAATGCCGGAGGAAATCGATATGAGTTACTTTTATGATCAATGTGAAAAAATTGGAGTGAGATTTACACCAGGATACACCTTTTCTTTTTCGGATACTTTTAACAAGTATTTCAGGGTAGTTATTGCTGACACTTTCTCTCCAAAACGGATTGAAGCAATTAGGATTGTTGGACAGCTGTTATAATAGTATCTGTACTGTATATTTTTTAGCCCTCTAGCACTAATGAATTACCACTCGGTACGTCTTATGCGGTTTGGGCAGGCATTGGAGTTATAGAGACAGGCATACTTTGGTGGGAGGAACGCCCACTGACAAAAAAGAAAGGCCGCTGATAGACTTATAGCTACAGCGACTTCCCTTTCTGCGATTCTTCAAAAAGTCTCTGAATTGATCAACAGATCGTCCATGTCAACGATTACTGCCGCTATCATCAGCAGTTTTTTCCTTCCTTGTGCCCGTTAATGTGGATCAGACAGACCGATGGCAGAGCGATTTCGTCGTGTTCCCATGGACCATCCTCTTTTTGAAACCCCTTGCTTTCAAAGAATTCGATCATGGGATTTCCAACATATTCATTGACCCAGATAGCATCTACATAGTTACATAATGATTGACATTTATGAAATAGTGATTCAAGAACTTCCGGATGCGTGAATTTTTTGAGCACCGAAAAATCGCCGATCCGTATCGCACGCATGTCTTTAAGTGATTGTGGCACATTGCCTCTGGAAGTAACTTTTGCGTAACCCACTGCTTTCTCATCGACATATACGATTAGCCACTGGTTGGACATACTGTTCATTTCACTGATAAAGTACTTTCTGTCGTAATATTTATCCATGTAAAGCTTTACAGACATCTGATCGACCATGGAACTGAATTTTTCCGAGGCCAGTTCATGTATTAAGTCCAGTAGCATATCTACGGTTTCGTCTGTTGCAAGTGCAAATTTGGTAAGTATATCCATTGTATTCCTAAAATTTTTAAACAAATCTAGGGAAGTTTGGATCATTTGACACGGTACAACTTCCGTAAATACAGGCAGTACAGATCAATCCATGACGCCGATCCTTAAAGCAATGTTTGAATAACTTCTCTGTACCAGCATTGTACTAATATACTTTCGAATAATCTTGAGTTTCTTAATGCATATCTTTATCTTTATTCAATGTTTAAAAAGCGGGAAGGCTTCAGGAAGTTTAGATTTTTTATATAAACAATGAAAGAAAAGGTAATTACGGTTTCAAGTTATGGTATAGCATTATTTTCCGAGAATGCTGTTAGCACATTTTTAAAGGAAAATAAAATTAGGAGCAAAAAGCTCTTAAAAATTTTTCAAGAAAATCAATCTTTATATCTCGATTCACTAGCCAAAGGAGTTTGGATTCCAATTCTACCTGTTGATTCAATCAAATACCAAATTAAGACTTCAAACCTTGGCGAAGTTTTTGGGGATGAATGGGAAAAGACTTTAGAAGAAGATGGTTTCAACCTAAATGTATATGATAGCTTTTGGATTGCCAGTATAGGTCTTCTCTCCGATCTTGCTAAGGAGAGTTTCGAAGCGGAAAGCATTTCCTATGAAACTTTGGATGGCAACAAGCTTTATCAGGGTTTCAAGTTTCGGTACCCTTCCGGAAAATACACTGTTAAGATCGAGGGCTATAGACGCAACGTTGAAAAGGCATTTCCTGAGCCGAATTTTGGCT encodes the following:
- a CDS encoding PLP-dependent aminotransferase family protein — translated: MKSYKFEVFTTIIEKNIKEGLFKPGHKLPSVREIKEQYHISISTVQDGYEHLIISGLVESIPKSGYYVSNRPETKHESVKTRHLPVVRDAIFKNNLALTTSLRMGRKISEFNVAAPGDLLIPQKSLLRTMQQVIRDQGAGILRYYPSNGSPALKEAIIERAAGYQTIFNPHELIITDGALQALYIALASTCDTGDVIAVESPCVFSVLEVIRVLKLRVIEIPVDRKNGFDTDLFKKACEKNTVKAVIVTPNFHNPTGVLLSDEQKLMLLTIARFHNVAVIENDIYGDLHFQGHRPTTIKSFDDSGLVLTYASYAKTLAPGIRLGWLSAGKFVERAEQVKFTLGSTVSPLYQETVSRLLSGSSYDRHVRAFRMQLAKNAHLAINLISKYFPENTYIATPTGGYNLWVKMPEEIDMSYFYDQCEKIGVRFTPGYTFSFSDTFNKYFRVVIADTFSPKRIEAIRIVGQLL
- a CDS encoding N-acetyltransferase; this translates as MDILTKFALATDETVDMLLDLIHELASEKFSSMVDQMSVKLYMDKYYDRKYFISEMNSMSNQWLIVYVDEKAVGYAKVTSRGNVPQSLKDMRAIRIGDFSVLKKFTHPEVLESLFHKCQSLCNYVDAIWVNEYVGNPMIEFFESKGFQKEDGPWEHDEIALPSVCLIHINGHKEGKNC